TTCACTCTTGCTCATTTGAACATGCTAAATATTCTAAATCATCTGCATTGGTGCTACGATTAAATTTTGGCGAGGTATTACTTTTGGTATAGTGTTCATATCATTCTTTTACTAATTTTATATCTTCTGCTACTTCAAGCTTATTCACATCAAAAGAATAAGTTTTCATTCTTCTTTGATATAGATTAACAGCTTCTGGATTTAAATAATCATTAATTCCCGCTTCTTCATCCTCTTTTAAAAAAGCTGCGACAATTGCATATTTGTTCACATCACAATTAAGCTTTTTACTCATTAAATAAGCATACAATTGTGCTTGCTTGCGATAAGAAGGATCTACACCATTTTTTTCTCATAAATCATATTTTTTTTCACCAGCAGTTTTAATTTCTAAAATAGTTTTTTTACTTGGAATATATCCATCAGGTACACCACTTATTACATCATCAATCCCAGAAAAATAATCATAACCAACATCGGCAGCTACATAATTTTGAATTTCTAAATTCTTAAATTGAGATCTAAGTACATCGAAAATTTTGGGCTCCAAAATTGAACCAGCATTAATATATTTCTTACTTAAAACAGGCATTTTTATTTTAGCAATATGACAATATGCTTTAAATTCACTTTTAAAAATATCACCTTTAATTAGAATATCCCCAACTGAACTACCACCAATTTTTTTAAATCCAGTTCATTTTGAAAATGTTAACAATTCCTTATGAAATTCAGGTTTTAAAATGATAACTGAGTTATTTCAATCAATTGTATAATGAACATTATTGTAGTATTTTCTAGCAACTTTCATAATTAAATTATATCATTATTACTTTATGAAGTCTCTTATTATTGTATCAGCAGAAGCATTAACACCATCAAAATTTGCTTCTCAATTTCTGTCAATTAAAGTATCTTGTGGAATAACATAATCAAATACAAATGCAAACTTATCAAAACTAATTTCAGTTGAATTATCATCAACTCCATTAACGAATTTCTCTGCATCCATAAATTTTTCAATTCTGATAGATACAGCTTTTATTTCGTTGCCTTCTGGATTATTTTCATTAAAAGTTTTTATATTTTTAATGAAATAATCTAATTCATTTGGAAAGCGCAAATCATCAATTAAAAATAAACTTGATTTATTATTTTTAATTGATTCATCAATAATTTTAACTATCTTATCAAGCACTTTAGCGCATCATATATTTGCATCAATATTTCTTCCTACTTCTCCCATAGATATTCATAAAGGTCTAACAATTTCTTTATCTTGCCCATCTCATTTCAACTTATTCAAAATTGGTTTAGTGATATCTTTTATAGGTTGTGCAAAAGATAAAACATGAATATTATCACCAAACATTTTCGCACATTTTTCTTTTAATTTTTCTGTCAAAAGCCCTTTGCCACTTCTTCTTTTGCCGTTGATTAATATAATAAAGTGTTTATTCATTCTATACCTCTTTCTTATAATTTAGTTGTAACATTTATTATAATAGAATTATTTTAGAAATTAAGAAAAAAACGATTTTGAATTAAAAACTTCAAAATCGTCCATAAAGTATTAATGTAAAATAACAATTTTATTCAAGCTCAAATAACTCAACACCTCTTTTAGCATCGACTGAAAGATTTTTTATTTTATTCAATAAAGATGATTCAGTAGCGCAAATTATAATGTGTTTATCAATATTTTCATTTTCAAATTTCGCAAGATCCAATTCAAATAAAACTTCACCAGCTTTAACTTCTTGGTTTGCTTTTACTTTTGCTTCAATACCAATTCCGTCTAATTTATAACTATTTAATCCAAGAACCATAACAACTTCAACATGTTCTTTTGAACTAAATATTAATTGATTTTTATTTGCGGTTAATAAAATAATTTTACCATCAAAAGGAGCAACAATTTTGTTATCTTTTTCAAGTAAAATCGCAACACCTTCACCAACCATATTATTTGAAAAGATTCCATCATTTAATTCTTTTAATGAAACAATTTTTCCTGATGTCGGACTTAAAACAACTTGTTTAGATGTTTTTGAAGCATGACATTGAGTTGCATTTGTTTGTTTAAAGTCTTCTTTATTAATTTCTGATGAATCTTTGGTTATTAAATGTGCAAATTTTTTAATTTCTGTATTTACATTTTCTGCATTCTCTTTTAGCTCAACTCTAACGTGGTTTATTTCACTAAAAATAGAAACATTTATAGCACCAAGTTTTAAAAATAACTTTTCATCTATTAAATCGGAATTTTTTAAATCATATCTAAGCTCTGAAACGCTACAATTAAATCCTTTTATATTTTCAATTCCTCCAAAAGCCTCAATTAATTTAATAACCTTTTCAGGAATTTTTTGACCGCAAACACAGCCATAAACAATTTTACATTGACATTCTTTTTTACAATTACTCATATGAAAATCTCCATTCGTATTAGACTTTTATATTTTACCAAATTAAAATAATGAAAATTTTATATTTTTTTGTTTTTTTTGTCAAAATAAATCTTTTTATTTTTTAAATTTTTTTGGTTATTTTCACATTAATAATAAAAATATAAAAAAATAACAAAAAAAAGTATTACAATAAAATTAATAATATTAAAAGTAAATTATAAATAAATAGAAAGAAGATGCATGATTTAAATCATCTAAAATGATTGAGAGAATTACTATAAAAAAACTAATTGAAACACCTCAAAGAGGAAAAACAAAACGAACTTCCATTTCTAATAAGGGCGAATTTCCTATATTTTCAAGAAGAAGTTTATTAAACTATGTCAGTGAAGGTTATTCAAATAATTATGATTTTAATGGAAAATATTTAATTTTAACAGCAAATAATGAAGAAAAATTGGAAATTTATTATTATCAAGGAAAATTTTCAGTTTCTAATGATTGTTTAGTTGCTCGAATAAAAAATAATGACCTTCTAAAATCTAAATTTATTTATTATTGACTTGAAACAAAAGTGACTAAAATGCAAACAAAAGTAAATTTCAAAAACAACCTATTTAAATACATTAAAAACTTAAATATTCCAATTATGCAAGCAAATTTTCAAAATGACATTATTAATGTCTTAGATGGTTTTAATAATCTAATTTATGAAAAAATAAAATCATTAAATAATCACAAAAATCTAGAATTTACAAAAGAAATATTCACACTACAAAGATTAACAAAATTACTAAAACCAGGCGAAAAAATTCAAACTAAAAAATTTTTTGAAGTAGTTATATGTGATCAGGACTTTTCAAACATCGCTTTATTAAAAAGACCAAAAATTATAAATTACATAAAGAAAAATGAGTCAAAAATTAATGAAATTAAATGCGATAATTCAAAAGTAAGGTTTATTTGTAAAAATGATATCTTTAACATCAAAGAAAATAAATTAGTAAATGAAGTTTTAAGTGACTCAATAATTTTTTTTAACATAAATGAGCAAATAGATTTTAAATACTACCAAGGGAAATTTATTCCTGGTGATATTAATATAATTAAATCAGTAGATAATAATTTTTTAAGACATAAATATTTATATTTATTATTAACAACTAATAAAGTAAATATAATTTCTAATTATTTTGATAAAAAGCAAAATAAATTTAATTTAGATAGGCTTATGGATTTTGAAATATTTATTCCTCCTCTGAGAATACAAGATCTTTTGATAAAAACAATGGAAAAATATTTCCCTATACACATTGATATTTTGAAAATCCTACCAAAAGAAATTGAGAAGTTAATGAATAATTATCATAATTATAGAGATTTACTATTTTTATTTGATAATGAAAAATAAGTTGCATTAATTAAAATATCCAGATAATTTCTGGATATTTTAATTAATAAAACGCTATGAAATAGCGCTTTAAATAATCTTACACAATTTAAATAAACAATCATTATCAATCTTTAAGTTATAAGGAAGAAAAAAATAAAATGATATCTAAAAGCAATGTATGAAATATATACTATTATTGAATCGGGATAAAAACTAAAAATATATAATTAACATAATTGATAATGACTTATTAATATGATGTTTAGATCTATGCATCTAAACATAAATATTATAGTCCTTTTTAAATAGCATAGACAAAATTAAATTAAACATTCATAAAAAAATGAAAATTTCCATAATATAAAAAACTATTTATAATTACGAGAAAAAAATAATATGTGAAAATTTCCACATTTTTATAATAAGTTCTTTATTTATTTTTCTAAGATAAAAAATAAAATATTATTATAGATAAGATTTTTATAGAAAGGAAATGATATGCAATTAAGAGATTTATTTCATGAAGATTTAATATTTTTAAATAAAAAATCTCGCACAAAAAAAGGTGTTTTAAAATTTTTCTCAGATGAATTATTTAAAAAAGGTTATGCAAATAGCTCATCTAAAGTTTTAAATTTATTTCTAAATAGAGAAGAACAAGGTTCAACTGGTATTGGCGATAAAATTGCAATGCCTCATTTGGGCGATGATGCAATTTTAAAAAGTACTTTAATATTCGCAAAAGTAGATAATTTAGATTGAAACTCAGTTGATAATCAACCTGTTTCTTTTATTTTCGGTATTGCTTTATCAAAAGATAAAAGACAAGCAGGGCACATTGAAATTATTCAAAAACTTTCGACTTTATTAATCAATCCTAACTTTGTCATTGAGCTTAATAATGTCACAAGTAAAGATGAATTTTTAAATGTTATTAAAAAATATGAAACAATTGAAGATCAAAAAAATGAACAAGTAGTAAAAGAGCTGACTAATCAAAACCATTATGATATAGTCGCTGTCACAGCGTGTCCAACTGGAATAGCTCATACTTTCTTAGCTAAAGAAAAATTAATTGAAGAAGCTAAGAAAATGAATATTTCCATTAAGGTTGAAACTCAAGGAACAGAAGGAATTCAAAATAAGCTTACACATGAAGATATTTTAAACGCAAAAGGTGTTTTATTAGCAACTGATCGTGAAATTGAAAAAGATAAATTCGCCGACGCTACCAATGTTTTAGAAATTTCAACTCAAAAAGCTATTCATGATGCTAGAACACAAATTCAAGCACTTTTAGATAATAAAGGTAAAAGACTAAAAATAGCAAAAGGACAATCCTCTTCTTCAGATGGTGAAATGACATTTGATGGTTTTGCTGGTAAAATGCGTCGTTCATTAATGTCTGGTATTTCACATATGCTTCCATTTATTGTTTTCGGAGGTATATTAATAGCATTAGGATTTTTAATTGACATTATTATTGCATCAAGTTCAGGTGTTGATATTAATTCAAAAAACTTCCTAAGCACATTTGGATTTGGGCATCCAGTAGCAAAAATTGTTTTCGATTTAGGAAAAGTAGGCCTTAGTTTTGCTGTTCCGATTTTGGCAGCTTATATTGCTTTTTCACTTGTGGGTAGACAAGGATTGCTGCCAGGATTTGTGGTTGGAGCAATATCGAGCGGTACATTAAGTGGATCATATGGATTTTTAAAAAATGCAATTGCTAGCTCTGGTGTTGCAGATCCTGATAAATTCTTAGGAACTGGATCAGGATTTATTGGTGGAATTTTTGGTGCATTCTTTGCTGCTGCAATGGTAATTGTGTTTTCAAAATATATTTTTGGAAAATTACCAAAATCATTGCAAGGAATTAAAAACATTTTATTTATTCCGCTTTTCGGGACATTAACAATTGCTGTTTTATTTTGAATAGTTAATATTGCTTTAATTTTTATTAATCTTGGATTAGTTTTATTCTTACAAATTTTTGAAAATAGAAGAGAATTAGCTTGAATACTCGGTTTAATTCTTGGTGCTATGATGGCAATTGACCTTGGTGGACCAATTAATAAAGCGGCTTATATCTTTGGTACCTTAACTATCGCAAATGGTCATTCAACTATTTCGATGGCGGCTGTTATGGCTTCTGGTATGGTGCCTCCACTAGGAATTTCATTATCAATGTTTATTAATAAAAAATTATGAACCAATGAAGAACTTGAATCAGGAAAATACTCAAATATTTTATTTGGTCTATCATTCATTTCGGAAGGAGCAATTCCATATACAGGTAGAAACCCAAAAGTATTAGTTCCTTCAAACATTATAGGTGGGGCTGTTGCAGGGATTGTCTCTGCTGCATTAGGAGTTAATATTATTGCTCCCCATGGTGGAATATTTGTTAGCTTTTTAGCTAGAACTGACTTATTTAATGACTTTGCACTTAGCGCTGGTTTAGGAATAGTATTTTGAATTTTAGCAATTATTATTGGGGCTATTACACAAGCAGGGGCAATTATATTGTTTAGTCACTTAAATAAAAAATATCCAAATTGAACAAAAATATTTATTAAAAAGAAAAGAGCATAATGATTTATACTTTAACATTATCTCCCTCTGTTGATTTATTAATAAAGTCAGATGATTTTGAATTAGAAAAAGTAAATAGATATCATGATTTTGAAATTCTTCCTGGTGGAAAAGGATTAAATGCTTCAATAGTATTAAAAAGACATAACTTTGATAATGTTGGAATTTCATTATTTGATTCAAACACTTTCTTAACTTTTACTAAACTTTTTAATGATGAAAAAGTTAATATTCATAACATTAATGCATCATCAAAAACTAGAATAAACATAAAATATTATGGAAATAAAGAAAGTTTTGAGCTTAACGGACCTAAAACTATTTTAAATGATCAAATTAAGTCAAAAATTATAAATAAACTTAAAAACTTAGTATCAGATGATATTGTTTTTATAATGGGAATTAGTGACGAACTTTTTTTAAAGGAAATTCTTTTATTATTAAATCAAAATAATGTCAAATTCATTTTAGATATCGACACTCCTAACCTTAAAGATTTTCTAGTTTTTGAGCCTTTTTTGATTAAACCCAATCTAGATGAATTGAAAAAGAATTTTAATTTTAGTATTAATAATGAAAAAGAACTTATCAATTGTATGAAAACTCTTCAAAATTTTGGAGCAAAAAACATAATCGTATCTATGGATAAAAATGGTTCATATTTATTAACAGAATCAAACAAATTATATAAAGCTTCAATTCTCAAAAAAGTTGATGTTATTTCTGCTACCGCTGCTGGTGATACTATGGTTTCCATATTTGCTGCTAATTATTTAAAAACAAATAATGCTGCTGAATCATTAAAACTAGCTAGTTCAGCAGCCGCTGGTACAGTTAATTCACGTTGATTAGGAGATTCATTAAAAACTAAAAAGTTTTTAAGTTATATTAATGTTGAAGAATTATAAAAAATAATTAAATCTCAAAAAGGCGCTTAATTAATAAGCGTCTTTTTGAGATTCATAAATTTAAATAGTTTTATAAAGATTCAAAAAAATGTATAATAGTTAATTATGAATAGTTTAAGATTTAATTTTCAAAAAGAAAAAACTAAAAAAATTAATTTATTTTGAGGTTCTGTATTAGGAATTTTCACAATTGGAATTTTAGGTTTTTTTGTAGCGATGTTTGGGTTTTTACATTTATTAAATAATGTAATTGAAATATCAACATTTGCAAAAAGGTTGTTATTTATTCCTGCTGCAATTGGGATTATTATAATTTCAATAACAAGAAGACCGCCAGGACAAAGAACAAATATAATAACGTCTATCTTCTTATTTATTTTAAATATAGCAATATGGTCATTTTTTTCAGCACTTATC
This DNA window, taken from Mycoplasmopsis cynos, encodes the following:
- a CDS encoding MAGa7180 family putative nuclease, translated to MMKVARKYYNNVHYTIDWNNSVIILKPEFHKELLTFSKWTGFKKIGGSSVGDILIKGDIFKSEFKAYCHIAKIKMPVLSKKYINAGSILEPKIFDVLRSQFKNLEIQNYVAADVGYDYFSGIDDVISGVPDGYIPSKKTILEIKTAGEKKYDLWEKNGVDPSYRKQAQLYAYLMSKKLNCDVNKYAIVAAFLKEDEEAGINDYLNPEAVNLYQRRMKTYSFDVNKLEVAEDIKLVKEWYEHYTKSNTSPKFNRSTNADDLEYLACSNEQEWIELLEKWKAIGKADPDAMP
- a CDS encoding PTS glucose transporter subunit IIA; translation: MSNCKKECQCKIVYGCVCGQKIPEKVIKLIEAFGGIENIKGFNCSVSELRYDLKNSDLIDEKLFLKLGAINVSIFSEINHVRVELKENAENVNTEIKKFAHLITKDSSEINKEDFKQTNATQCHASKTSKQVVLSPTSGKIVSLKELNDGIFSNNMVGEGVAILLEKDNKIVAPFDGKIILLTANKNQLIFSSKEHVEVVMVLGLNSYKLDGIGIEAKVKANQEVKAGEVLFELDLAKFENENIDKHIIICATESSLLNKIKNLSVDAKRGVELFELE
- a CDS encoding restriction endonuclease subunit S, whose translation is MIERITIKKLIETPQRGKTKRTSISNKGEFPIFSRRSLLNYVSEGYSNNYDFNGKYLILTANNEEKLEIYYYQGKFSVSNDCLVARIKNNDLLKSKFIYYWLETKVTKMQTKVNFKNNLFKYIKNLNIPIMQANFQNDIINVLDGFNNLIYEKIKSLNNHKNLEFTKEIFTLQRLTKLLKPGEKIQTKKFFEVVICDQDFSNIALLKRPKIINYIKKNESKINEIKCDNSKVRFICKNDIFNIKENKLVNEVLSDSIIFFNINEQIDFKYYQGKFIPGDINIIKSVDNNFLRHKYLYLLLTTNKVNIISNYFDKKQNKFNLDRLMDFEIFIPPLRIQDLLIKTMEKYFPIHIDILKILPKEIEKLMNNYHNYRDLLFLFDNEK
- a CDS encoding PTS fructose transporter subunit IIABC, whose amino-acid sequence is MQLRDLFHEDLIFLNKKSRTKKGVLKFFSDELFKKGYANSSSKVLNLFLNREEQGSTGIGDKIAMPHLGDDAILKSTLIFAKVDNLDWNSVDNQPVSFIFGIALSKDKRQAGHIEIIQKLSTLLINPNFVIELNNVTSKDEFLNVIKKYETIEDQKNEQVVKELTNQNHYDIVAVTACPTGIAHTFLAKEKLIEEAKKMNISIKVETQGTEGIQNKLTHEDILNAKGVLLATDREIEKDKFADATNVLEISTQKAIHDARTQIQALLDNKGKRLKIAKGQSSSSDGEMTFDGFAGKMRRSLMSGISHMLPFIVFGGILIALGFLIDIIIASSSGVDINSKNFLSTFGFGHPVAKIVFDLGKVGLSFAVPILAAYIAFSLVGRQGLLPGFVVGAISSGTLSGSYGFLKNAIASSGVADPDKFLGTGSGFIGGIFGAFFAAAMVIVFSKYIFGKLPKSLQGIKNILFIPLFGTLTIAVLFWIVNIALIFINLGLVLFLQIFENRRELAWILGLILGAMMAIDLGGPINKAAYIFGTLTIANGHSTISMAAVMASGMVPPLGISLSMFINKKLWTNEELESGKYSNILFGLSFISEGAIPYTGRNPKVLVPSNIIGGAVAGIVSAALGVNIIAPHGGIFVSFLARTDLFNDFALSAGLGIVFWILAIIIGAITQAGAIILFSHLNKKYPNWTKIFIKKKRA
- a CDS encoding PfkB family carbohydrate kinase, whose product is MIYTLTLSPSVDLLIKSDDFELEKVNRYHDFEILPGGKGLNASIVLKRHNFDNVGISLFDSNTFLTFTKLFNDEKVNIHNINASSKTRINIKYYGNKESFELNGPKTILNDQIKSKIINKLKNLVSDDIVFIMGISDELFLKEILLLLNQNNVKFILDIDTPNLKDFLVFEPFLIKPNLDELKKNFNFSINNEKELINCMKTLQNFGAKNIIVSMDKNGSYLLTESNKLYKASILKKVDVISATAAGDTMVSIFAANYLKTNNAAESLKLASSAAAGTVNSRWLGDSLKTKKFLSYINVEEL